In Electrophorus electricus isolate fEleEle1 chromosome 6, fEleEle1.pri, whole genome shotgun sequence, a single genomic region encodes these proteins:
- the wu:fi75a02 gene encoding uncharacterized protein wu:fi75a02 isoform X1, with amino-acid sequence MPTSENSSCSKATIYTDLLAMRCRKTIKGDVGLEEKMLYSVKEPHIQDKGPLCLSMDGELKPTSSELKGSSLDVGPGLNSYFEASSEDVNALRAPGWEPPPSLPAVPPAGPVGEQLGAQERLLMAHQTEIKHLLAGTLGSLSQRLEALEQRMEELCARSSVHGNSLALLHSKVSCLGREIGIVCSSILTTQSVPSTCSYEMVSGEEKEDTLTCTVAPGGSEDIVLVSSSYNPDSDHNTPDSSTLSLCGQEETSSGQNECLQGNRTPSLNVEDLDLEAKKKWVALNFLGKSEQNKSTKIDFLEAPCFSQLLPPEPGLLCPCFEQYSASCRCVCLSAQPELPSFPAKVLRFSGDLGTFSSFLETTKHKLAAKLGLLTPSKTDLDESSPHCIGQTANSMAMQLKAQHTTEKPKACLVNLIMSLPNVQQETIEEDKTIVERNEQPLSADIFQYCCSLFKKKPFILDSTLIEGYSYSENADGTEESKSKGSQYFTSNGVRLRLPVHGKLPILEPYSHCTLVTTVVPLVDIYKICQMSVRHFPLTENTLPAIKNGLSKPQPKMLFNCTTSDLLNQLSAIACRLVPDRPSKDIVLSQTQHRRFCSRLKHYHGKDYSSCSWSSLKVVEVQEQETNTLNPWQPLVILGDPLHPFLSQLTGVLPQTSHPSPLLQLFDKGPAHRRSLKKIFQTANHFPMSMLSKGSFSRAALSTVLAMSSPASFRLWFHDKHHSCPFTLSSPAVNTVMRQIVAQGECHPLGPLADYTGPLDLNNDHWCSGPCLCCIDSYTRQSNQEASPIRKSLSAWKSPPCLSTHQLTKAHLSPERNSDHLAHLGSSAKAVRVHGSPADPVLNFAMVDGNVNYHCLPIRSSSQESKKVGLFGDDSSAQPGQQSKKVSQIRIRKTVPKPDNNLTPMGLPKPKRLKKKEFSLEEIYTNKNYKSPVPNRSLETIFEEPKEKNGALVCIGHQKRKRVLDFPDFTLPRKRKAKANVGSLRIKRPRSRAHRGKNNDLDLDVMLTEKLSELEDYFSHQGLED; translated from the exons ATGCCTACTTCTGAAAACAGTTCATGCTCAAAAGCCACAATCTATACTGACCTATTGGCCATGAgatgcagaaaaacaataaaGGGAGATGTTGGATTGGAAGAGAAGATGCTCTACTCTGTTAAAGAACCTCACATTCAAGATAAGGGTCCTCTTTGCCTGTCCATGGATGGAGAGCTGAAACCGACTTCTTCAGAGCTTAAAGGAAGTTCCTTGGATGTGGGTCCTGGATTAAACTCTTACTTCGAAGCTAGCTCAGAGGATG TGAACGCCCTTAGAGCCCCTGGGTGGGAACCACCTCCTAGTCTCCCAGCTGTCCCTCCTGCAGGCCCAGTAGGAGAGCAGCTAGGTGCACAGGAGCGGCTTCTCATGGCCCATCAAACAGAGATAAAGCACTTGTTGGCAGGCACTCTGGGCTCACTTAGCCAGAGGCTTGAGGCACTTGAGCAGAGGATGGAGGAGCTCTGTGCCCGAAGCAGTGTGCATGGCAACAGTCTAGCCCTACTTCATAGCAAAGTCAGCTGCCTGGGAAGAGAGATTGGCATTGTTTGTTCAAGCATTCTCACTACACAGAGTGTGCCCTCCACATGCTCTTATG AAATGGTCTCAGGTGAGGAAAAGGAAGACACTCTTACCTGTACTGTTGCTCCTGGTGGAAGTGAGGATATAGTGCTAGTTTCTTCTTCATACAATCCAGATTCTGATCATAACACCCCAGACTCGAGCACCCTGAGCTTATGTGGACAAGAAGAAACATCTTCAGGACAGAATGAGTGTTTGCAGGGAAACCGCACACCGTCTTTAAATGTTGAAGATCTGGATCTGGAAGCTAAGAAGAAATGGGTTGCACTGAATTTTCTGGGAAAGTCTGAGCAGAATAAATCAACCAAAATAGATTTTCTGGAGGCACCATGTTTTTCACAGCTGCTGCCCCCAGAGCCAGGACTACTGTGTCCCTGTTTTGAACAGTACAGTGCATCTTGTCGGTGTGTGTGCCTATCGGCACAGCCTGAGTTGCCATCATTTCCTGCTAAAGTTCTCAGATTTTCAGGGGATTTAGGCactttcagttcatttttagaaacaacaaaacataagtTAGCTGCAAAACTGGGCCTCTTGACACCTTCCAAAACTGACTTGGATGAAAGTAGCCCCCATTGCATAGGCCAGACTGCAAACTCCATGGCTATGCAATTAAAGGCACAACACACTACTGAGAAACCCAAAGCATGCCTTGTTAACTTGATCATGTCTCTGCCCAATGTACAACAAGAGACCATAGAAGAGGATAAAACAATAGTAGAACGAAATGAGCAGCCACTTTCTGCAGACATTTTTCAGTActgttgttctttgtttaaGAAGAAACCGTTCATCCTGGATAGCACCTTAATTGAAGGATACAGTTACAGTGAAAATGCTGATGGCACAGAAGAATCTAAAAGTAAAGGTTCCCAGTACTTCACAAGCAATGGTGTAAGGTTAAGATTGCCTGTGCATGGTAAATTACCCATTCTTGAACCATATTCTCATTGTACATTAGTGACCACAGTGGTACCACTTGTAGACATTTATAAAATTTGCCAAATGTCAGTGAGACATTTTCCATTAACTGAAAATACACTGCCGGCTATCAAAAATGGTTTGTCAAAGCCACAACCAAAAATGCTATTTAACTGCACAACAAGTGACCTTCTGAATCAACTTTCTGCAATTGCCTGCAGACTGGTTCCCGATAGGCCTTCTAAAGACATTGTTTTATCCCAGACTCAACACAGAAGGTTTTGTTCCAGGCTCAAACACTACCATGGTAAGGACTATTCTTCCTGTAGCTGGTCTTCACTGAAAGTTGTTGAAGTGCAAGAACAAGAAACGAACACTCTTAACCCCTGGCAGCCCCTCGTGATACTTGGAGACCCTCTTCACCCATTTCTTTCACAGCTGACTGGAGTTCTTCCCCAGACCTCCCATCCATCACCTTTGCTTCAGTTATTTGATAAAGGCCCTGCACACCGTCGAAGTCTCAAAAAGATTTTTCAAACTGCTAATCATTTTCCAATGTCGATGCTGAGCAAAGGGAGCTTCTCTAGGGCAGCCCTCAGTACAGTGTTGGCCATGTCCTCTCCTGCCTCCTTCAGACTCTGGTTCCACGATAAACACCACAGCTGTCCCTTTACATTATCATCGCCTGCTGTCAATACAGTCATGAGACAGATTGTAGCCCAGGGAGAATGTCACCCTCTAGGGCCCCTGGCTGACTACACTGGGCCACTAGATCTTAATAATGATCACTG GTGTTCTGGTCCTTGTCTCTGTTGCATTGATAGCTATACTCGACAATCCAATCAAGAGGCTTCCCCTATCAGGAAAAGTCTTTCAGCATG GAAGTCACCACCATGTCTTTCTACACATCAGCTCACAAAGGCTCATCTCAGCCCAGAGAGAAACTCTGATCATCTTGCACATCTTGGCTCCAGTGCAAAGGCTGTGCGGGTGCATGGGTCCCCTGCTGATCCTGTGCTCAACTTTGCCATGGTTGATGGAAATGTTAATTACCACTGTCTACCCATCCGGAGTTCATCCCAAGAGAGCAAAAAG GTGGGTCTTTTTGGTGATGATTCATCTGCACAACCAGGCCAACAATCTAAAAAGGTTTCACAGATTCGCATTCGCAAGACTGTTCCGAAGCCAGACAATAACCTTACCCCAATGGGGCTCCCTAAACCAAAGAG ATTAAAAAAGAAGGAGTTCAGTCTAGAGGAGATTTACACCAACAAGAATTACAAATCTCCAGTTCCTAACAG AAGTCTGGAGACTATCTTTGAGGAGCCTAAGGAGAAGAATGGTGCACTGGTGTGCATTGGTcatcaaaaaagaaaacgtgTTTTAGACTTCCCAGATTTTACATTGCCACGAAAACGTAAAGCCAAGGCCAATGTAGGTTCTCTACGCATCAAGAGACCTCGGAGCCGGGCTCATCGCGGTAAAAATAATGATCTAGACCTGGATGTCATGCTAACTGAGAAACTCAGCGAACTGGAGGATTACTTCTCCCACCAAGGACTGGAAGACTAA
- the wu:fi75a02 gene encoding uncharacterized protein wu:fi75a02 isoform X2, with protein sequence MPTSENSSCSKATIYTDLLAMRCRKTIKGDVGLEEKMLYSVKEPHIQDKGPLCLSMDGELKPTSSELKGSSLDVGPGLNSYFEASSEDVNALRAPGWEPPPSLPAVPPAGPVGEQLGAQERLLMAHQTEIKHLLAGTLGSLSQRLEALEQRMEELCARSSVHGNSLALLHSKVSCLGREIGIVCSSILTTQSVPSTCSYEMVSGEEKEDTLTCTVAPGGSEDIVLVSSSYNPDSDHNTPDSSTLSLCGQEETSSGQNECLQGNRTPSLNVEDLDLEAKKKWVALNFLGKSEQNKSTKIDFLEAPCFSQLLPPEPGLLCPCFEQYSASCRCVCLSAQPELPSFPAKVLRFSGDLGTFSSFLETTKHKLAAKLGLLTPSKTDLDESSPHCIGQTANSMAMQLKAQHTTEKPKACLVNLIMSLPNVQQETIEEDKTIVERNEQPLSADIFQYCCSLFKKKPFILDSTLIEGYSYSENADGTEESKSKGSQYFTSNGVRLRLPVHGKLPILEPYSHCTLVTTVVPLVDIYKICQMSVRHFPLTENTLPAIKNGLSKPQPKMLFNCTTSDLLNQLSAIACRLVPDRPSKDIVLSQTQHRRFCSRLKHYHGKDYSSCSWSSLKVVEVQEQETNTLNPWQPLVILGDPLHPFLSQLTGVLPQTSHPSPLLQLFDKGPAHRRSLKKIFQTANHFPMSMLSKGSFSRAALSTVLAMSSPASFRLWFHDKHHSCPFTLSSPAVNTVMRQIVAQGECHPLGPLADYTGPLDLNNDHCYTRQSNQEASPIRKSLSAWKSPPCLSTHQLTKAHLSPERNSDHLAHLGSSAKAVRVHGSPADPVLNFAMVDGNVNYHCLPIRSSSQESKKVGLFGDDSSAQPGQQSKKVSQIRIRKTVPKPDNNLTPMGLPKPKRLKKKEFSLEEIYTNKNYKSPVPNRSLETIFEEPKEKNGALVCIGHQKRKRVLDFPDFTLPRKRKAKANVGSLRIKRPRSRAHRGKNNDLDLDVMLTEKLSELEDYFSHQGLED encoded by the exons ATGCCTACTTCTGAAAACAGTTCATGCTCAAAAGCCACAATCTATACTGACCTATTGGCCATGAgatgcagaaaaacaataaaGGGAGATGTTGGATTGGAAGAGAAGATGCTCTACTCTGTTAAAGAACCTCACATTCAAGATAAGGGTCCTCTTTGCCTGTCCATGGATGGAGAGCTGAAACCGACTTCTTCAGAGCTTAAAGGAAGTTCCTTGGATGTGGGTCCTGGATTAAACTCTTACTTCGAAGCTAGCTCAGAGGATG TGAACGCCCTTAGAGCCCCTGGGTGGGAACCACCTCCTAGTCTCCCAGCTGTCCCTCCTGCAGGCCCAGTAGGAGAGCAGCTAGGTGCACAGGAGCGGCTTCTCATGGCCCATCAAACAGAGATAAAGCACTTGTTGGCAGGCACTCTGGGCTCACTTAGCCAGAGGCTTGAGGCACTTGAGCAGAGGATGGAGGAGCTCTGTGCCCGAAGCAGTGTGCATGGCAACAGTCTAGCCCTACTTCATAGCAAAGTCAGCTGCCTGGGAAGAGAGATTGGCATTGTTTGTTCAAGCATTCTCACTACACAGAGTGTGCCCTCCACATGCTCTTATG AAATGGTCTCAGGTGAGGAAAAGGAAGACACTCTTACCTGTACTGTTGCTCCTGGTGGAAGTGAGGATATAGTGCTAGTTTCTTCTTCATACAATCCAGATTCTGATCATAACACCCCAGACTCGAGCACCCTGAGCTTATGTGGACAAGAAGAAACATCTTCAGGACAGAATGAGTGTTTGCAGGGAAACCGCACACCGTCTTTAAATGTTGAAGATCTGGATCTGGAAGCTAAGAAGAAATGGGTTGCACTGAATTTTCTGGGAAAGTCTGAGCAGAATAAATCAACCAAAATAGATTTTCTGGAGGCACCATGTTTTTCACAGCTGCTGCCCCCAGAGCCAGGACTACTGTGTCCCTGTTTTGAACAGTACAGTGCATCTTGTCGGTGTGTGTGCCTATCGGCACAGCCTGAGTTGCCATCATTTCCTGCTAAAGTTCTCAGATTTTCAGGGGATTTAGGCactttcagttcatttttagaaacaacaaaacataagtTAGCTGCAAAACTGGGCCTCTTGACACCTTCCAAAACTGACTTGGATGAAAGTAGCCCCCATTGCATAGGCCAGACTGCAAACTCCATGGCTATGCAATTAAAGGCACAACACACTACTGAGAAACCCAAAGCATGCCTTGTTAACTTGATCATGTCTCTGCCCAATGTACAACAAGAGACCATAGAAGAGGATAAAACAATAGTAGAACGAAATGAGCAGCCACTTTCTGCAGACATTTTTCAGTActgttgttctttgtttaaGAAGAAACCGTTCATCCTGGATAGCACCTTAATTGAAGGATACAGTTACAGTGAAAATGCTGATGGCACAGAAGAATCTAAAAGTAAAGGTTCCCAGTACTTCACAAGCAATGGTGTAAGGTTAAGATTGCCTGTGCATGGTAAATTACCCATTCTTGAACCATATTCTCATTGTACATTAGTGACCACAGTGGTACCACTTGTAGACATTTATAAAATTTGCCAAATGTCAGTGAGACATTTTCCATTAACTGAAAATACACTGCCGGCTATCAAAAATGGTTTGTCAAAGCCACAACCAAAAATGCTATTTAACTGCACAACAAGTGACCTTCTGAATCAACTTTCTGCAATTGCCTGCAGACTGGTTCCCGATAGGCCTTCTAAAGACATTGTTTTATCCCAGACTCAACACAGAAGGTTTTGTTCCAGGCTCAAACACTACCATGGTAAGGACTATTCTTCCTGTAGCTGGTCTTCACTGAAAGTTGTTGAAGTGCAAGAACAAGAAACGAACACTCTTAACCCCTGGCAGCCCCTCGTGATACTTGGAGACCCTCTTCACCCATTTCTTTCACAGCTGACTGGAGTTCTTCCCCAGACCTCCCATCCATCACCTTTGCTTCAGTTATTTGATAAAGGCCCTGCACACCGTCGAAGTCTCAAAAAGATTTTTCAAACTGCTAATCATTTTCCAATGTCGATGCTGAGCAAAGGGAGCTTCTCTAGGGCAGCCCTCAGTACAGTGTTGGCCATGTCCTCTCCTGCCTCCTTCAGACTCTGGTTCCACGATAAACACCACAGCTGTCCCTTTACATTATCATCGCCTGCTGTCAATACAGTCATGAGACAGATTGTAGCCCAGGGAGAATGTCACCCTCTAGGGCCCCTGGCTGACTACACTGGGCCACTAGATCTTAATAATGATCACTG CTATACTCGACAATCCAATCAAGAGGCTTCCCCTATCAGGAAAAGTCTTTCAGCATG GAAGTCACCACCATGTCTTTCTACACATCAGCTCACAAAGGCTCATCTCAGCCCAGAGAGAAACTCTGATCATCTTGCACATCTTGGCTCCAGTGCAAAGGCTGTGCGGGTGCATGGGTCCCCTGCTGATCCTGTGCTCAACTTTGCCATGGTTGATGGAAATGTTAATTACCACTGTCTACCCATCCGGAGTTCATCCCAAGAGAGCAAAAAG GTGGGTCTTTTTGGTGATGATTCATCTGCACAACCAGGCCAACAATCTAAAAAGGTTTCACAGATTCGCATTCGCAAGACTGTTCCGAAGCCAGACAATAACCTTACCCCAATGGGGCTCCCTAAACCAAAGAG ATTAAAAAAGAAGGAGTTCAGTCTAGAGGAGATTTACACCAACAAGAATTACAAATCTCCAGTTCCTAACAG AAGTCTGGAGACTATCTTTGAGGAGCCTAAGGAGAAGAATGGTGCACTGGTGTGCATTGGTcatcaaaaaagaaaacgtgTTTTAGACTTCCCAGATTTTACATTGCCACGAAAACGTAAAGCCAAGGCCAATGTAGGTTCTCTACGCATCAAGAGACCTCGGAGCCGGGCTCATCGCGGTAAAAATAATGATCTAGACCTGGATGTCATGCTAACTGAGAAACTCAGCGAACTGGAGGATTACTTCTCCCACCAAGGACTGGAAGACTAA